The Blattabacterium cuenoti genome includes a region encoding these proteins:
- a CDS encoding ABC transporter ATP-binding protein: MIHAENIYKSFGKEEVIKGVNLFVKEGNMVCILGESGSGKSTLLHILGTLEKPTLKKKIKTVLKINGKEVLSLSDKDLSILRNQTIGFVFQTPQLLPEFTALENICLPGFINRRNKNDVKRKAKNLLNQLNLSKYEDSKPEELSGGQKQRLSVARALINNPKIIFADEPSGNLDKKNADKLHNFFFLRKKLKQTFLIVTHNMQLADMADEKLKIENGTVYKMNKK; this comes from the coding sequence ATGATTCATGCTGAAAATATTTATAAATCTTTTGGAAAAGAAGAAGTAATCAAAGGAGTGAATCTTTTTGTGAAAGAAGGAAATATGGTGTGTATTTTGGGTGAATCTGGATCAGGAAAAAGTACATTGTTACATATATTAGGAACATTGGAAAAACCTACTCTAAAGAAAAAAATAAAAACTGTTCTAAAAATAAATGGAAAAGAAGTCTTGTCTCTTTCAGACAAAGATCTTTCTATTTTAAGAAATCAAACAATAGGTTTTGTTTTTCAAACCCCTCAACTTCTTCCTGAATTTACTGCATTAGAAAACATTTGTTTACCTGGATTTATAAACAGAAGAAATAAAAATGATGTAAAAAGAAAAGCTAAAAATTTATTAAATCAATTAAATCTTTCTAAATATGAAGATTCAAAACCAGAAGAACTATCTGGAGGACAAAAACAAAGATTATCTGTAGCAAGAGCTTTAATTAATAATCCTAAAATTATTTTCGCAGATGAACCTTCTGGAAATTTAGATAAAAAAAATGCAGATAAATTACATAATTTTTTTTTCTTGAGAAAGAAACTAAAACAAACTTTTTTAATTGTTACTCACAATATGCAATTAGCAGACATGGCTGATGAGAAACTAAAAATAGAAAATGGAACAGTATATAAAATGAATAAAAAATAA
- a CDS encoding alpha/beta hydrolase, whose protein sequence is MLLKNQLSIKHIIKKPNNENETALFLMIHGYGSNERDLFSFEKDLPENFFIISIQGIYSIGIDKYSWYDIDFSNEKKFINILQAQKTIEKISFFIDEAIQEYQLKENKVWLCGFSQGAILSYAIALKKPNKIKKVIALSGYLENSLLTEEMNPNIYTHLEFFISHGKYDTVIPLSWTKRGLKFLKKKKILSLHYKEYESGHTLNSLNYKDLINWIKEKHI, encoded by the coding sequence ATGCTTTTAAAAAATCAACTTTCTATTAAACATATTATAAAAAAACCGAATAATGAAAATGAAACTGCTCTTTTTTTGATGATTCACGGGTATGGAAGCAATGAAAGAGATCTTTTTTCTTTCGAAAAAGATCTTCCTGAAAACTTTTTCATAATTAGCATTCAAGGAATTTATTCCATTGGAATAGATAAATATTCTTGGTATGATATTGATTTTTCTAATGAAAAAAAATTTATTAATATTTTACAAGCACAAAAAACTATTGAAAAAATATCTTTTTTTATAGATGAAGCTATTCAAGAGTATCAATTAAAAGAAAATAAAGTTTGGTTATGTGGGTTTAGTCAAGGCGCTATTTTAAGCTATGCCATAGCCTTAAAAAAACCTAATAAAATAAAAAAAGTAATCGCTTTAAGTGGATATTTAGAAAATAGTCTTTTGACAGAAGAAATGAATCCAAATATTTATACTCATTTAGAATTTTTTATATCTCATGGAAAATATGATACAGTAATTCCTTTGAGTTGGACAAAAAGAGGATTAAAGTTTCTTAAGAAAAAGAAAATACTTTCTTTACATTACAAAGAATATGAATCTGGACATACTTTAAATAGTCTAAATTATAAAGATCTTATTAATTGGATTAAAGAAAAACATATTTGA
- the sucC gene encoding ADP-forming succinate--CoA ligase subunit beta, which yields MNLHEYQGREILNSFSIQVPYGILASSPEKAVEAAKIIFKRTEKKSLVIKAQIHAGGRGKAGGIQIAKTLDEVYEKSKNLLGKFLVTPQTSKKGKLVRKILLSEDIYSYELKPPREYYLSILLNRDIEKNMIIYSKEGGVDIEDLSKKKPDKIYKEKIDPILGLQLFQTRKIAFNLGMNNDSLKNFSFFLISLYKVYKNCDALLLEINPLIKTFNKKIIPVDIKIVLDDNALFRHKKYAMMNDQENIDILEKEATKSKLNFLKLEGNVGCMVNGAGLAMATMDMIKFCGGEPANFLDIGGSADKERVEKAFHLILKDKSVKTILINIFGGIVRCDTVAKGIISSYSKIDHDIKIPVVVRLQGTNEKIAKKMLKNSLLPIYSTDTLKDAADKIQEILQRDAYE from the coding sequence ATGAATTTACATGAATACCAAGGTAGAGAAATATTGAATTCTTTTTCAATTCAGGTTCCATATGGAATACTCGCTTCTTCTCCAGAAAAAGCTGTGGAAGCAGCAAAAATTATTTTTAAAAGAACTGAAAAAAAATCTTTGGTGATTAAAGCCCAAATACATGCGGGGGGACGTGGAAAAGCTGGTGGTATTCAAATAGCGAAAACTCTAGATGAAGTTTATGAAAAATCGAAAAATCTCTTAGGAAAATTCTTAGTCACGCCACAAACTTCTAAAAAAGGAAAATTAGTTAGAAAAATTTTGTTATCTGAAGATATCTATTCTTACGAGTTAAAACCTCCTAGAGAATATTATCTGTCTATATTACTTAATCGTGACATAGAAAAAAATATGATAATCTATTCCAAAGAAGGAGGTGTCGATATAGAGGATCTTTCAAAAAAAAAACCAGATAAAATCTATAAAGAAAAAATAGATCCAATATTGGGATTGCAATTATTTCAAACTAGAAAAATTGCTTTTAATCTGGGAATGAATAACGATTCATTAAAAAATTTTAGTTTTTTTTTAATTTCTCTTTATAAAGTTTATAAAAATTGCGATGCATTACTTTTAGAAATTAATCCTTTAATAAAAACATTTAATAAAAAAATTATTCCTGTAGATATAAAAATTGTATTAGATGATAACGCTTTGTTTCGTCATAAAAAATATGCCATGATGAATGATCAAGAAAATATTGATATACTTGAAAAAGAGGCAACTAAATCTAAGTTAAATTTTTTGAAATTGGAAGGAAATGTAGGATGTATGGTTAATGGAGCGGGGTTAGCTATGGCAACTATGGATATGATTAAATTTTGTGGTGGAGAACCAGCTAACTTTTTAGATATAGGAGGATCTGCAGATAAAGAACGTGTAGAAAAAGCTTTTCATCTTATATTAAAGGACAAATCTGTTAAAACAATATTGATCAATATATTTGGTGGGATAGTCCGTTGTGATACAGTAGCGAAAGGAATAATTAGTTCATATTCTAAAATTGATCATGATATTAAAATTCCGGTGGTTGTTCGTTTACAAGGAACAAATGAGAAAATAGCAAAAAAAATGCTTAAAAATAGTTTATTGCCTATTTATTCGACAGATACATTGAAAGATGCTGCTGATAAAATTCAGGAAATTTTGCAGAGAGATGCTTATGAATAA
- a CDS encoding type 1 periplasmic-binding domain-containing protein, with protein sequence MRNIIFVFFSFVVLFFSEEINDIDPFYNHFITKKKEKEEKIYNSTIHTDSINLIFMLPLFLNSVKDEKINQESKKLSENASYFYLGAQSAIDFLLFKNKKINVQVFDTKNEKRRITNFIISYNLSNTHAVIGPFFRSSLEEVAKNNKNTPIISPLIASDSLNSYPNVIQSETKDIYLVEPILEEIKSIYQKNKIKTLYLLGEDPSKKMINFLKKRLLKWNIHFQIYYMRNNFVNLNQKIPFFAIFLGGNSVLGKEFIDFIKKNEKIIPFGVGSHNIYYKNIPLLRKYKFIFTKKYHFNQNDENKMKIFHFMKKKFGNQLNKYQLLGFDLTYDILEKLFENKNLFKTIDKGYFSGLVRKYKYRKVSDKGGYINKGLWVIRL encoded by the coding sequence ATGAGAAATATTATTTTTGTTTTTTTTTCTTTTGTTGTTCTGTTTTTCTCAGAAGAAATCAACGATATTGATCCGTTTTATAATCATTTTATCACAAAAAAGAAAGAAAAAGAAGAGAAAATATATAACTCTACAATTCATACAGATTCCATTAATCTAATTTTTATGTTGCCTTTGTTTTTAAATTCCGTCAAAGACGAAAAAATAAATCAAGAAAGTAAAAAATTGAGTGAAAATGCTTCATATTTTTATCTTGGAGCTCAAAGCGCTATTGATTTTCTTCTATTTAAAAATAAAAAAATAAATGTTCAAGTTTTTGATACAAAAAATGAAAAAAGAAGGATAACAAATTTTATTATTTCATATAATTTATCTAATACTCATGCTGTTATCGGTCCTTTTTTTCGTTCTTCTTTAGAAGAAGTTGCTAAAAATAACAAAAATACGCCTATTATTTCTCCATTGATAGCTTCTGATTCTTTAAATTCTTATCCAAATGTTATTCAATCTGAAACAAAAGATATTTATTTAGTAGAACCTATTTTAGAAGAAATAAAATCTATTTATCAAAAAAATAAAATAAAAACTTTGTATTTGCTAGGTGAGGATCCATCTAAAAAAATGATAAATTTTCTAAAAAAAAGGTTATTGAAATGGAATATTCATTTTCAAATTTATTATATGAGAAATAATTTTGTGAATCTTAATCAAAAGATTCCTTTTTTTGCTATTTTTTTAGGAGGGAATTCTGTTCTAGGAAAAGAGTTTATTGATTTTATTAAAAAAAATGAAAAAATAATCCCTTTTGGAGTAGGTTCTCATAATATTTATTACAAAAATATTCCTTTACTCAGAAAATATAAATTTATTTTTACAAAAAAATATCATTTTAATCAAAATGATGAAAATAAAATGAAAATTTTTCATTTTATGAAAAAAAAATTTGGAAATCAGTTAAATAAATACCAATTATTGGGATTCGATTTAACTTATGACATATTAGAAAAACTTTTTGAAAACAAAAATTTATTTAAGACAATCGACAAAGGATATTTTTCAGGATTAGTCAGAAAATATAAATATCGGAAAGTATCTGATAAAGGAGGATATATAAATAAGGGATTGTGGGTTATACGTTTGTGA
- the odhB gene encoding 2-oxoglutarate dehydrogenase complex dihydrolipoyllysine-residue succinyltransferase, producing MIKKVKVPSPGESITEVEISTWFVKNGDYVSKGQTIAEIDSDKATLEISAEENGVISLMIKKGEKIRVGDVLCIIDTSKKRIKEFHNKQENKTKEKKEFHSGNAKILSPASKKILKEKNIPIESVKGTGKNGRITKADCVFLEKKTYFPSDGRHITMYRSKTTTPLSSLRKKLSERLVSIKNETATLTTFNEVDMQEIFLIRRKYKEIFKEKHGVHLGFMSFFTLSCVRALKIYPDVNAMISGEEKINFEYCDISIAISGPKGLMVPVIRNAEHLSFRGIEQEINKFSTKIQNGTISIDEMTGGTFTITNGGVFGSMLSTPIINPPQSAILGMHKIMERPVVINGSIEIRPIMYLALSYDHRIIDGRESVGFLKTVKESIENPIKFLMKESEKNIPKILEL from the coding sequence ATGATAAAAAAAGTAAAAGTCCCTTCTCCAGGAGAATCGATTACGGAAGTAGAAATTTCTACATGGTTCGTTAAAAATGGAGATTATGTTTCTAAAGGACAAACGATAGCAGAAATAGATTCAGATAAGGCTACTTTAGAAATTTCTGCAGAAGAGAATGGGGTGATAAGCTTAATGATAAAAAAAGGAGAAAAAATACGAGTTGGAGATGTTTTGTGCATTATCGATACTTCTAAAAAAAGAATAAAAGAATTTCATAATAAACAAGAAAATAAAACTAAAGAAAAAAAAGAGTTCCATTCCGGAAATGCGAAAATTCTTTCTCCAGCTTCAAAGAAAATTTTAAAAGAAAAGAATATTCCTATAGAATCTGTTAAGGGAACAGGTAAAAATGGAAGAATTACAAAAGCAGATTGTGTCTTTCTTGAAAAGAAAACTTATTTTCCGTCTGATGGAAGACATATTACTATGTATAGATCAAAAACAACAACCCCTCTTTCTTCTCTAAGAAAAAAACTTTCTGAAAGATTAGTTTCCATAAAAAATGAAACTGCCACACTAACTACATTCAATGAAGTTGATATGCAAGAAATTTTTCTTATAAGAAGAAAATATAAAGAAATTTTTAAAGAAAAACATGGAGTTCATTTAGGATTTATGTCTTTTTTTACTCTCTCTTGTGTTAGAGCATTGAAGATCTATCCAGACGTTAATGCTATGATTAGTGGAGAAGAAAAAATTAATTTTGAATATTGTGACATTAGTATCGCTATATCTGGACCGAAAGGGTTAATGGTTCCTGTTATACGAAATGCGGAACATTTATCATTTCGTGGAATAGAACAGGAAATCAATAAATTTTCAACGAAAATTCAGAATGGAACAATATCCATAGATGAAATGACTGGAGGAACTTTTACCATTACTAATGGCGGAGTTTTTGGATCCATGTTATCTACTCCAATTATAAATCCACCACAAAGTGCCATATTGGGAATGCACAAAATTATGGAAAGACCTGTAGTCATTAATGGATCTATTGAAATCCGTCCTATTATGTATTTAGCTTTATCTTACGATCATAGAATAATCGATGGAAGGGAATCTGTTGGTTTTTTAAAAACAGTCAAGGAATCTATAGAAAATCCAATAAAATTCTTAATGAAAGAAAGTGAAAAAAATATTCCTAAAATATTAGAATTATAA